The following proteins are co-located in the Eriocheir sinensis breed Jianghai 21 chromosome 1, ASM2467909v1, whole genome shotgun sequence genome:
- the LOC126996003 gene encoding neogenin-like isoform X2: MPSIWCLRNRECSHAGEYCCQANKSKVSQQATLTVKEAYALWDPQRPVLTAQPKSTIGKVGDKITLDCAANGYPEPAVVWLRDSATIHMADLDTLFCGTSSSSLHIHGLQEEDEGTYRCRAENREDSLDAVAHIQVQVAPRFLRQPANALAYEKENVELECSVYGQPEPSLHWLKNGELLVETDFCDGVDIYHLQSVSGNNLQIHGLVRQEYSGMYQCVAHSSPGTPSCVSLSQRSKTLAAGTPRPPWLLQATSTSNRFITLAWHEPELNTDHTVGYSVIYKQEGSLRERVQNASAAPPARD, from the exons ATGCCTTCCATCTG GTGCCTTAGAAATAGAGAATGTAGCCATGCCGGGGAGTACTGCTGCCAAGCCAACAAGAGCAAGGTGTCCCAGCAAGCCACACTCACAGTCAAGGAAGCCTACGCCCTGTGGGACCCCCAGCGGCCCGTGCTCACTGCTCAGCCAAAGTCCACGATAGGCAAGGTGGGGGACAAGATCACCCTGGACTGTGCGGCCAACGGCTACCCGGAGCCAGCCGTGGTGTGGCTCAGGGACAGCGCCACCATCCACATGGC ggacctggacacactgttctgcggcaccagcagcagcagcctgcacatccatggcctgcaggaggaggacgaggggacgtacaGGTGCCGGGCGGAGAACAGGGAGGATTCGCTCGACGCCGTGGCCCACATACAGGTCCAAG TTGCTCCGAGGTTTCTGAGGCAGCCGGCCAACGCTCTCGCCTATGAGAAGGAGAACGTGGAGCTGGAGTGCAGCGTGTACGGCCAGCCAGAGCCCTCGCTCCACTGGCTCAAGAACGGCGAGCTGCTGGTGGAGACGGACTTTTGTGATGGTGTGGACATTTATCACTTACAG AGTGTGAGCGGCAACAACCTGCAGATCCATGGCCTGGTGCGCCAGGAGTACTCCGGGATGTACCAGTGTGTGGCGCACAGCTCGCCGGGGACGCCCAGCTGTGTGTCCTTGAGTCAA AGGAGCAAGACCCTGGCGGCGGGCACCCCCAGGCCCCCTTGGCTACTGCAGGCCACCTCCACCAGCAACAGGTTCATCACGCTGGCCTGGCATGAGCCGGAGCTCAACACCGACCACACTGTGGGATACTCAGTCATCTACAAGCAGGAAGGATCACTCAG aGAACGCGTCCAGAACGCGAGTGCAGCTCCTCCAGCGAGGGACTGA
- the LOC126996003 gene encoding neogenin-like isoform X1 has translation MPSIWCLRNRECSHAGEYCCQANKSKVSQQATLTVKEAYALWDPQRPVLTAQPKSTIGKVGDKITLDCAANGYPEPAVVWLRDSATIHMALCVCVLQLLLYIRDLDTLFCGTSSSSLHIHGLQEEDEGTYRCRAENREDSLDAVAHIQVQVAPRFLRQPANALAYEKENVELECSVYGQPEPSLHWLKNGELLVETDFCDGVDIYHLQSVSGNNLQIHGLVRQEYSGMYQCVAHSSPGTPSCVSLSQRSKTLAAGTPRPPWLLQATSTSNRFITLAWHEPELNTDHTVGYSVIYKQEGSLRERVQNASAAPPARD, from the exons ATGCCTTCCATCTG GTGCCTTAGAAATAGAGAATGTAGCCATGCCGGGGAGTACTGCTGCCAAGCCAACAAGAGCAAGGTGTCCCAGCAAGCCACACTCACAGTCAAGGAAGCCTACGCCCTGTGGGACCCCCAGCGGCCCGTGCTCACTGCTCAGCCAAAGTCCACGATAGGCAAGGTGGGGGACAAGATCACCCTGGACTGTGCGGCCAACGGCTACCCGGAGCCAGCCGTGGTGTGGCTCAGGGACAGCGCCACCATCCACATGGC tttgtgtgtgtgtgtgttgcagttattgctgtatataag ggacctggacacactgttctgcggcaccagcagcagcagcctgcacatccatggcctgcaggaggaggacgaggggacgtacaGGTGCCGGGCGGAGAACAGGGAGGATTCGCTCGACGCCGTGGCCCACATACAGGTCCAAG TTGCTCCGAGGTTTCTGAGGCAGCCGGCCAACGCTCTCGCCTATGAGAAGGAGAACGTGGAGCTGGAGTGCAGCGTGTACGGCCAGCCAGAGCCCTCGCTCCACTGGCTCAAGAACGGCGAGCTGCTGGTGGAGACGGACTTTTGTGATGGTGTGGACATTTATCACTTACAG AGTGTGAGCGGCAACAACCTGCAGATCCATGGCCTGGTGCGCCAGGAGTACTCCGGGATGTACCAGTGTGTGGCGCACAGCTCGCCGGGGACGCCCAGCTGTGTGTCCTTGAGTCAA AGGAGCAAGACCCTGGCGGCGGGCACCCCCAGGCCCCCTTGGCTACTGCAGGCCACCTCCACCAGCAACAGGTTCATCACGCTGGCCTGGCATGAGCCGGAGCTCAACACCGACCACACTGTGGGATACTCAGTCATCTACAAGCAGGAAGGATCACTCAG aGAACGCGTCCAGAACGCGAGTGCAGCTCCTCCAGCGAGGGACTGA
- the LOC126996020 gene encoding neogenin-like — MLYTQVGSAEEHEVEVTGTSHDLQGLDQFTEHSVWLTAVNSNGGGDATPEVTARTFSDVPSKEPQNVSVEAASSRSLIIRWEPPLAEHQNGIITSCKIRYKERGKSGSSKTSATDGNRRLFALTDLKNPLPRYIKRHLAL; from the exons ATGCTCTATACGCAG GTTGGGTCAGCAGAAGAACACGAGGTAGAGGTCACTGGCACGTCACATGACCTCCAAGGCCTGGACCAGTTCACTGAGCACAGCGTGTGGCTCACCGCCGTCAACAGTAATGGCGGGGGAGACGCCACCCCGGAGGTCACTGCCAGAACCTTCTCAGACGTGCCCTCAAAGGAGCCTCAGAATGTGAGCGTTGAGGCTGCCAGCTCAAGG AGCCTCATCATCCGCTGGGAGCCTCCGCTGGCCGAGCACCAGAATGGGATCATCACCAGCTGCAAGATCCGCTACAAGGAGCGTGGCAAGTCAGGTTCCTCCAAGACCAGTGCCACAGATGGAAACAGACGACTCTTTGCCCTCACAGACCTCAAgaatcccctcccaag GTACATAAAGAGACATCTGGCTTTGTAA